The proteins below are encoded in one region of Equus przewalskii isolate Varuska chromosome 1, EquPr2, whole genome shotgun sequence:
- the BCL2L2 gene encoding bcl-2-like protein 2, with protein MATPASAPDTRALVADFVGYKLRQKGYVCGAGPGEGPAADPLHQAMRAAGDEFETRFRRTFSDLAAQLHVTPGSAQQRFTQVSDELFQGGPNWGRLVAFFVFGAALCAESVNKEMEPLVGQVQEWMVAYLETRLADWIHSSGGWAEFTALYGDGALEEARRLREGNWASVRTVLTGAVALGALVTVGAFFASK; from the exons ATGGCgaccccagcctcagccccagacACACGGGCTCTAGTGGCAGACTTTGTAGGCTATAAGCTGAGGCAGAAGGGTTATGTTTGTGGAGCTGGCCCCGGGGAGGGCCCAGCCGCTGACCCACTGCACCAAGCCATGCGGGCAGCTGGAGATGAGTTTGAGACCCGCTTCCGGCGCACCTTCTCTGATCTGGCGGCTCAGCTGCATGTGACCCCGGGCTCAGCCCAGCAACGCTTCACCCAGGTCTCTGACGAACTCTTCCAAGGTGGCCCCAACTGGGGCCGCCTTGTGGCCTTCTTTGTCTTTGGAGCCGCGCTGTGTGCTGAGAGTGTCAACAAGGAGATGGAGCCACTTGTGGGACAAGTGCAGGAGTGGATGGTGGCCTACCTGGAGACTCGGCTGGCCGACTGGATCCACAGCAGTGGAGGCTGG GCGGAGTTCACAGCTCTATACGGGGACGGGGCCCTGGAGGAGGCGCGGCGTCTGCGGGAGGGGAACTGGGCCTCAGTGAGGACAGTGCTGACAGGGGCCGTGGCATTGGGGGCCCTGGTAACTGTAGGGGCCTTTTTTGCTAGCAAGTGA
- the PPP1R3E gene encoding protein phosphatase 1 regulatory subunit 3E, producing MSRERAPRTDIPRNLSFIAALTERAYYRSQRPSLEEEPEEEPGQGGTRLGARSRAHAPSRGRRARSAPAGGGGARAPRSRSPDTRKRVRFADALGLELTAVRRFRPGELPRVPRHVQVQLQRDALRHFAPCQSRARGLQEARAALEPASEPGFAARLQAQRICLERAEAGPLGVAGSARVLDLAYEKRVSVRWSADGWRSQREAPAAYAGPAPPPPRADRFAFRLPAPPIGGALLFALRYRVTGREFWDNNGGRDYALRGPEHPGSGGAPEPQGWIHFI from the exons ATGTCTCGAGAGCGGGCCCCCCGAACCGACATCCCCCGCAACCTGAGCTTCATCGCCGCGCTAACGGAGCGCGCCTACTACCGCAGCCAGCGGCCCAGCCTAGAGGAGGAGCCGGAGGAGGAGCCAGGCCAGGGCGGGACGCGCCTCGGGGCCCGATCCCGTGCTCACGCTCCGAGTCGAGGCCGCCGGGCCCGTTCTGCGCCCGCCGGAGGCGGCGGGGCCCGGGCGCCCCGCAGCCGCAGTCCAGACACCCGCAAGAGAGTGCGTTTCGCCGACGCGCTGGGGCTGGAGCTGACCGCCGTGCGCCGCTTCCGCCCCGGAGAGCTGCCACGGGTGCCCCGCCACGTGCAGGTCCAGCTACAGAGAGACGCCCTCCGCCACTTCGCGCCGTGCCAGTCCCGCGCCCGAGGCCTCCAG GAGGCGCGCGCCGCCCTGGAGCCGGCCAGCGAGCCCGGCTTCGCCGCCCGCTTGCAGGCGCAGCGCATCTGCCTGGAACGCGCCGAGGCGGGCCCGCTGGGCGTGGCCGGGAGCGCGCGCGTGCTGGACCTGGCCTACGAGAAGCGCGTGAGCGTGCGCTGGAGCGCCGACGGCTGGCGGAGCCAACGCGAGGCGCCCGCCGCCTACGccggcccggccccgcctccGCCGCGCGCCGACCGCTTCGCCTTCCGCCTGCCCGCGCCGCCGATTGGGGGCGCCCTGCTTTTCGCCTTGCGCTACCGTGTCACCGGCCGCGAGTTCTGGGACAACAACGGCGGCCGTGACTATGCTCTCCGTGGGCCCGAGCACCCGGGCAGTGGCGGAGCCCCGGAGCCCCAGGGCTGGATCCACTTTATCTGA